The Ictalurus furcatus strain D&B chromosome 12, Billie_1.0, whole genome shotgun sequence nucleotide sequence cataccttcctgggaccttctgtggtcctggaaggttttcgggtgccccatttgagcccttagggtggatctactgtctcaagccagagggctgatttatcacccttgccTACTTATAACACTGTAGTTGTTAGTTCATGTCAATATAATTTATGTTTTAGTGGTGGTTCAGTTACATCCTTCAGGACATTATCAACTTTTAGAAATATGAtgtcgttttttgttttgttttgtttttttttgtcatgttttgaATAAACAGTCGATACAGACAAATTTCTTTAACACTGATGTTTATAACATGGCTTAATTTTCTATTGTAGCATTGCTTAGGGTTTATTTCTGCTGGAGATTAAcaattgttaatgttaatattaccACAATGCTGTTGAGAACTTGAAGCTGAAGGTGCTTAATTTTTGGTGACAGCAACTCTGAAattagtgcagctgcaaatcacaggtttatattaatgcgctcattctaatacgtcattgtttccatagtaacagctcaatcATAGGGTCTTAATGTGGGTTTAATTGAGGAGTCCCAGAGTGAGTGGTCTAGCCCTGTTGTCCTGATTCCCATAGCAGACAGGTCAGTCAGTTCTGTGAGAACTTTAGAAAATCAGTGAGGTGTCTAAATTTGACACACATATACCTCTCTATGcatgacattattatttaaaggctATAGCAGCTCAGTGGTGGCTAAGGCATTGGGCTACTGAGCTTCTAATCATAAGGTCATGAGGTCAAATCTCAGCACCACAGTGCTGCCATTGTTGGatccctgagcaaggcccttaactctccaCTGCTCAGCTGTATCCATTTACAATTTTAATTTGCTTAAGATAAAAGCATTGGCCATATTAGATAACTGTAAAATTATAGCAAGGGCTGGCAGCAGACCCAGTGATTTAACATCTGAGGGTTGTCCTGGGATCCTTGAGACAGGCAGCAAAGCCAAAGAACTGAACAGGAACTGGAAGTGCATCCCCAAAATTACAAGCCAGTAGTGATTGCTGTCTACTCAAAACCCAAGATCAACAAGGGCTGCCGGGATATTATCCCATTGTATTCCTATATAATAATTCAGACGTACCCAGTCCTCTGACTGACCTCACTAAAAAGGGAGCACCAAACCCGATGCAGTTGATGGAGTCATGCTAATAGACCTTTAGTCAGGTGAAAGCTGTGCTTTATGGTAGCCCACTCTTACATCAACAGGGGGAAGGAGTGCCCAATGCTGTACATCAGCTGTAAACGCTCCATAACGAAGATATAGCACTATAACACCAACTGGCTGGTCCTCACTCTCCAATACTATCTGATAAGGTGGGCATTCGCCCTTTTTTGGAGCACACCTCACTCCAGTGGTTCCACCAGTTGAAGGATGTCAATGCAGGGATTATTCCTTGGTACCTGCCACTTCAGCCAGTTAATTTAATTTGATCTACAGTACGGGGTGCAGATAACTGTGAGAGATGTCCTCTCTCTCGAAGAAAGGGTTGGTTGGTGGAGTCAGCAGAAGGCATGCCTACAATCACGTCTCCTCAGTTCCATCACACCGACCACCAGGGTATTacacacatgtttttggaccatGTATGTGGACCATCTGTTTAACTTCTAAGAACCCATTACATTATTCTGTTTAGTGAAATGTTTTCTCAGCATGGTCAGTGTTCCAAAGGCCTGATAAAGAAAAGGCTGCACAAATGTAAAATAGCACTCTATGTAAGTCACACCAGTGGGTTTCTGAAACTGGTTAAAGGTGAAAATGACACTTGTTGAGGTCTGGAAGTGTGAATTTGTGGAACAGCATTAAAACATCCGTGTCCattgaactgtaaaatgtttagtgaTTTCATGCACAGCAATGTTAAATACACAGCTCTGTTTCTAATAAAAAACTTTCTGCTGTTTTCATGATTGCTGTTATGATCTGTGTATAaaatcaaattttaaaaaataataataataatccagaaaatcctaaataCTGTTACACAAACCAGACTTTTCAGTAGATTGGAAGGTGAGGTTGATGTGTGAggtttaattttatataaacactgaCTCTAATAGGAAAACCAGTTAGTGTTACTACTCAGTTATTGTCTAGAAGATTGCATAAGTTTGAGACAAATTTCAGACATAGCACTGGTTTATTTagtgtttggtttgtgtttCAGTGATCTTATCATGTTTGAGGGTGGCTGTGGTACAGATGGCTGGAGTTCCTGGGGTGTGGGCTCCCAGTGGTTGGAGTTTAGAGTTACTGGGTTACTGGTGGCTGCTGTTACAGATGACCAGCTTTTTTCAGTGGCTTCAAAATACAATGCAGGGCCGCGCATGCAGCAATACTTTTAATGTTGATCCTTTTTGAGCATCACTCATTTTTGGCTCAATAATTCTACTTTGAATCAAATAAGATTTTGACTCACTTCCGTACTTTAACAATTAGTTTAACATGAATTGTTTCTCTGGACTTTTTTCCCCGTAGAGGAGAAACACTAACTTAAACTGTACCTCACAAACCTGTGTGTCCTGGTCAGTGCGGTCACATCTGGAAAGATCTGATCTGTTCTCATGCACGTAAATGATTCATACCGAAACTCAGTTCAGTCTGCAGTTCAGTGCttctaaaaaagaaaactttcacCTTTGTTTCGTACTTTTTCTCTGTACTGAAGTTCAAGTTGCTTtccagataataataataataataataataataataataataatagtagtagtagtagggaaaaaatattatttagaaGAAGTAGAATGTTGCAAATGGAAGGATGGCTTAACCTGCTCTAGTGGTAACCTCGACTTCTACTGAAATTAGGTTGGCAAAACCTCATGACCACACATATGCATGACAGCAGTGTATctaaaggtgagtgtgtgaaacaGGACAACAAAAGACCAGCCAGTGCTCCTACAGATAAAGATCTGTCTATTAAGATCTCCTGCGATCATATCACATATTCTACTGAACTTCAACATCAAGTTCCAGCAGCTTGTGATGAGAAACTCAATTAATACAATTCAAAAGCAAGAAATTTGTGTTTCACAGGGTTAGCACTGAGCTACAGCCACAAAACTGCCTTATCGCTCTATAGTTAAGAGCAGCAGACAGGTCTCACCTCCATGTTAACTGTATTGCAGGTATTTATTGGTTCATGTGTTCTCCTGTCTTCAGGTGGATTTCTGCTCTCCATCACCttacacactcctcacaccCTCCACCACTGTGCATCAGGATGAAGCTCCTGAGCTCAGAGGTTGTGAAGGATTTTATGAAGGTGATCCAGTGTGCTGAATTCTTCATCCAAAACCCAGAAACAAACATCACCATCACCCTTTCTCTGGTCAAAAAGAAACAGtgaatctgttttgtttttgttttttttcggaATACATTTGAAACAAAGAGTGCGAAAATAGTCCTCAGGTGAGTGAAGcagtgtatatgtttgtgtgacAGAGAAGCTGCTGAGTTTGACTGCCCTTAACAAAATACGGCCAATCATAATGCATAAATTTTTCACAAACgattcagtctttttgaatgAACAAGTAAGTTGAAAGATTCAGTATAGTTCACTGTCAttccattatttcattttagtaCCTTCCACAcaattcagaagaagaagaagaggaagaaggatgGCAGTTTCACCTGCTCTAGCAGTAACCACAACTTCTACAGGAGTTAGATAGACATGAAATAATGACTACAAGTGTATGTGACAGCAGTGttttaaaaaggtgtgtgtgaaaCAGGAGAACAAAAGACCAGCCGGTCCACCCACAGATAAAGATCTCTCTACTAAGATCTCCTGCGATCATCTCACATCTTCTACTGAACTTCAACATCAAGTTCCAGCAGCGTGTGGTGAgaaactctctctttctctttctctctctctctctctctctctctctctctctctctctctgtgtgtgtgtgtgtctctctcagttTTGTACTGTTTATAAACTTTTACAGATAATTATTGCACATTGTGTGTGACACCGTGTGGACTACCCTACAGGCTGCCAATTGCAATTCCAGCTTCAATGCCTTTTTTTATGCTGACCAGGAAGTAATTTCAagatatgaataaatatgttaaataatatCCCTGCATGATCTATATGAATAAATCAATAAGTGTGGTGCACTTATGCAGTTTAATTGGACGCCAGGCCGTAGCAGAATTGTggtattattttttcatttaattatttaaggcATGATCTCCTGTAAACCAATATTACCCTAACATTCAATAATTCTGTGTGTAGGTAAGAACGTTTCAGAAAAATAGGACTGTTCCTAACTGACTTTTATTGCTTAATGGAGGACTTTCCCATGCCATATTTTCAAATACAAGTTGAAAAATACAAAAGCATGAAAGTCATGTCAAGTTGTTAAGTCATCTTCAGTAGTCTAATAAATTTGCAGTTCAAGTTTGATTCGAGTTTGAAATGCGACACAGATAGATATAAAAGGTCATTTTTAGAAGATTGGGCCATCCCATTATTCTAATTTCCTACAGTTCAAAAATATGAAAGTCATGTACTGAGTATCTGTGGAAGACCTTCTCAAGAATTCTGTGAAattgaataaaacaatttaatgtggctttttaataataataataataataaaccaactTTACCCAGTAGCATATGAAAAAGTTTCCTAACTTAGAATAGGTTAGATGTGCCATCTGTGAGCTACTGACCACAAAAACCAGAGTCTCTGAATATGAAACTAGCTTTACCTCAGTAAGAAGCAGCACCTTACAGTCCAAGTGTCTGCATGCATGACAAACAAATCACAACTTTGACCTTATTTGCAaatagtacatacagtatatcccttcatgtttttgtttacatgctGTACAGAATGAACTGCATATCATGATATTcgtggggagaaaaaaaacttatcacacaagaaaaaaagaaatgcatgaGTGCAAATTAAGAACAGCTAATATACCCATAAACAACACCATGCACTATTTAAATCAACAAACGCTGTGTGCATAACAAAAATTAGAAAGTCCCACTCACTAAACTAGaagcatacatatatatgtacgtATACTGTACAGAAGTCTTAGGTGCATGTAAAGAAATTCTGTAAAACAAAATCATGCAATTTAACATTTTCTGCTTTAAgctaaacaaagtcaatatttagtgTGACAACTGTCTGTCTTTAAATTGTTGGTTCTTGTGTTCTCCTGTCTTCAGGTAGATTTCTGCTCTCCATCACCTCAgacacacctcacacactcctctcacACTCCTCCACTGTGTATCAGGATGAAGCTCCTCGCTCTGGTGCTCCTGCTCTCTGCTTTCTCCTCACTGGCTCTGTCAGAAGTTGTGAAGaattttgacaggtctaggtgtTCTGAGTTCTTCATCCGAAGCCCGAATAAAAAAACCATCATCACCCCGACTGTTTTCAAGGGGCATCAGTTTAAGCAGATTTGTCAGTGCTGGAACAGCAAATACAGATTTGCAACACTCTATGACACAGAGCGGAGGATCCCCGTCTACTCAGCCTACACATTCTCTGGTCAAAAAGAGTCCATGAATCTGTCTCTTTCTAAAAATATCCGAAATGAAGAGTGGAAAAATGAGCCTCAGGTGAGTGAAGCTGCTGAGTTTGACTGCCCTTTCAAAAAACTCCATCTAATCATAATGCATAATTTCTTCACAAACCATTTGAATGAGTCACTAAGTTGAATGAATCGGCATCAGTCACTGAGTCATTCCATTATTTCATTTCCTACTTcacatttcagtgtgtgttcagttcagGTAAACATCTGTTAAAACCTTTTCCACAAACTCTCTTTGAAAGCTAAAACGTTCCTGTGCTGCAAATTTTATTGTTTCCTACTCCCATGAAGGACATGTTAATGGGTTTTCTGACTAACAGCTCCTTCCACTCTCTTTTCCTTCCTAACAGCTGGAAAACAATAAGAACAGTCCAGAAATGAAGAAGATCTCTGATGCTGAGATGAATGAGTTTGTTCACCAGGCTGTGGACAGAGACTATAAAGAGAGCGGAAAATATACTAATATCGTTTATACTAGAGGTCACGTGTTTCCACGTCAGTATGCTGCTGATGAGGATCAGGCAGATTCCACCTTCACGTTTACCAATGTAGcaccacaaacacaacataGCAATGGCAAATGGGCAGAACAAGTAGAGACACCAATGATGAGAGACATAGAGACCAAGTGCAGGCCAAATCGTGCAAAACCAGCCTATATAGTGACTGGAGTGGTTCCAGGAAATAAATGGATAGCCataacaagaaaagaaaaaaataaacctaaaaCATTTGACAAAGGTGTTAACATTCCCAGTTATTACTGGACTGCTTTCTGTTGTGACATCAATAAGAAGGAAAGATTTTCAAAGGCCTACCTCTCTCGGCAAAATGAACCAAACTACAAGACTTATGAATTAAGTGAGATGAGTGTTGATTTGCTGAATGAACGCCTCAGAACATtgtataaacaagatttcagtgTATTTGGCGGTTTGTGTAAGACTTCATACCGTCCGAGCTCATTCCCTGTAGTTCTCTAGTTAGACCTAAAACTGCTTCATCCACTTCTtccaaaagcaaaaacaatgaaaacgTTTTAATGAAGCTGAGCTGCTTTGGTGTGCTTTACTTTGCTTGTAGAAACACTTATCCTGCTTTGTGCTTTAGGGATCGTATAGCTCTTTAATGGTGAGagatgtaaagaataaaacacagcatgtgtggtggtgttgtagtaaaataatcagtgacggggtggtgtgacgCAGCGGAGTTACCGCTACACACTGATTACTGATTAgtttctaataacagcacatgAATAATCCTCCTAAATCGGATTTTGATCAGGTTGTTTGTGCgcatgtaaaaatgtgtttgttttatttattgttgttgtttttttaactagaCATTATTGCGACAGTTTGGTTTAGTGGGTTTTTTCCCTCTTCAGAAGAAAGCAGAAGAATGTCTTCGTGGTATCAGAAGTGTTTCTGGAGAAACGGTTTTATCATCTCTCAGGCGTGTAAGAGTTTAATTCTCATGTCATGAGCCACGCCAGCTGGCTGCGTGTCCGTCACAAACCGCAGAGAAGACATGAAGATCAACAggaatatttatttcacagatTGGCAGAGATAAATACAATAAGCGAGCAAGCAAGTATATAGCCTAGAACAGAGgctctcaaccttttgtaaagGCCctcccccaagcctcccctatcatgtggcgaATACCTAATATATTTGAAaggcaataaaatacacagagtacccaaataatgccctgtttgtttttctttaaaacaattTGCACCCCACTTCTGATCGCTCCGCACCACCCTGGTTGAGATCCACTGGCCTAGAAAGTCCCTCGTAGCCGTCCGCCTGAGCAGGGATGGCACCAACAGTTCAAAGGGTACGAACACAGTTAACTGACGAGTCCTTTCCTCTGTTCTGGAGAAAGCTGGAGAAAGCGGATAGCGCTTCATACCCGAGGTCACCACGAAGGGAGCCTGAATGGTAGCTACTCACGTAGAGACTGACAAAACCAGACAACAGGCATGTGATAGTGGTGTGCTTATGAATGGTTCCTGATTAGGGTGATACAGGTGTGGCAGGTCAGTACTCAGGTGATTGTGAACGGGTAGGTGGCGCTAAAGGACCTGGTGTTGATGGTATGCTGGCTGAATCTGTGACAGTGTCAGAGGAGCTTCAgagatgtgtttttctttttttctctccttccctccctcactGCAGGattcttaaacacacacacacacacacacacacacacacacacgtgcagggAAGGAACAGGGAAGTGGCTAACTTCAGCCAGACTGTGTTCATCAGCTTTTCTCAGCACCAGAATAAGGTGTAAGTTTTAGTTCTCAGATGTGTCCTTACACCGCATTTACACCCCCCAGAATGTacaacatgttactgtgttcaaatgagtgaatgtgtgtgttacttcaGAACATTTAGCCTCTTACCCGTTAACA carries:
- the LOC128615772 gene encoding endonuclease domain-containing 1 protein-like, with amino-acid sequence MKLLALVLLLSAFSSLALSEVVKNFDRSRCSEFFIRSPNKKTIITPTVFKGHQFKQICQCWNSKYRFATLYDTERRIPVYSAYTFSGQKESMNLSLSKNIRNEEWKNEPQLENNKNSPEMKKISDAEMNEFVHQAVDRDYKESGKYTNIVYTRGHVFPRQYAADEDQADSTFTFTNVAPQTQHSNGKWAEQGDTGVAGQYSGDCERDS